A region from the Sandaracinus amylolyticus genome encodes:
- a CDS encoding acyl-CoA dehydrogenase encodes MDRTGALATPELQPFLPMLYVAWADDALSPDDVRVLRERLEAQPWLKPALRIALEQWLDPARPPSAAELATLRRTLERSVGTMRPTRRLSLAQLASSMVDGHACEATAHALAEIESLLALDAAHALDDVITPYEHDAPRPFARGPRPDVAAMRAMLDGPHVAVRETVRAFLAEPAHRSAYGLTKEEHRAKVLGWLEELAKTVGIGALAYPGVTTDAPDLGGYLAAFETLAYGDLSLLIKNGVQWGLFGGSIFFLGDDAQRAKYLHEVASLGLLGCFAMSEVGHGSNVADLETIARYDAESDEIVVHTPSESARKDWAGNAARDAHVATVFAQLEVAGERHGVHAVLVPIRDANGEELPGVRTGDCGHKMGLNGVDNGRIWFDHVRVPRANLLSRHARITDLGTYESAITSPGKRFFTMLGTLVGGRVSVAAGAVSASKVGLAIAIRYASERRQFGPTKEPETLLLEYPTHQRRLLIPLATTYALSFAIDELREAYLRAQREGAKDTRELEAHAAGLKAIATWHATRTLQACREACGGQGYLSVNRLADLKSDTDVFTTFEGDNTVLLQLVARELLGRYAKRFTGGPVALVRALASAAVLTMREKAPFRAHRADEASLRDPEMQRAAFAWREESLLRSAAARAKKRSDAGMDAQDVLMELQEHLVALAEAHVERRVMDAIAGAVDRAPDDDTRAWLAKLRDLHALATLEARAAWFVENGELDGGQTRAIRKLVPKIARELRDAAVPLVDAFGIPDACLAAPIAFHDPAHPRW; translated from the coding sequence ATGGACCGCACCGGCGCGCTCGCGACCCCCGAGCTCCAACCCTTCCTGCCCATGCTCTACGTGGCGTGGGCAGACGACGCGCTCTCGCCCGACGACGTGCGGGTGCTGCGCGAGCGCCTCGAGGCACAGCCGTGGCTGAAGCCCGCGCTGCGCATCGCGCTCGAGCAATGGCTCGACCCGGCGCGTCCTCCGAGCGCCGCGGAGCTCGCGACGCTGCGGCGCACGCTCGAGCGCTCCGTCGGCACGATGCGTCCGACGCGCCGGCTCTCGCTCGCGCAGCTCGCGTCGTCGATGGTCGATGGCCACGCGTGCGAGGCGACGGCGCACGCGCTCGCGGAGATCGAGTCGTTGCTCGCGCTCGACGCCGCGCACGCGCTCGACGACGTGATCACGCCGTACGAGCACGACGCGCCGCGACCCTTCGCGCGCGGTCCGCGCCCCGACGTCGCCGCGATGCGCGCGATGCTCGACGGACCTCACGTCGCGGTGCGCGAGACGGTCCGCGCGTTCCTCGCCGAGCCCGCGCATCGCTCGGCGTACGGGCTGACCAAGGAAGAGCACCGCGCGAAGGTGCTCGGCTGGCTCGAGGAGCTCGCGAAGACGGTCGGAATTGGCGCGCTCGCATATCCCGGCGTGACCACCGACGCGCCCGATCTCGGCGGGTACCTCGCGGCGTTCGAGACCCTCGCGTACGGCGATCTCTCGCTGCTGATCAAGAACGGCGTGCAGTGGGGGCTCTTCGGCGGATCGATCTTCTTCCTGGGCGACGATGCGCAGCGCGCGAAGTACCTGCACGAGGTCGCGTCGCTGGGCCTGCTCGGCTGCTTCGCGATGAGCGAGGTGGGGCACGGCTCGAACGTCGCCGACCTCGAGACGATCGCGCGCTACGACGCCGAGAGCGACGAAATCGTCGTGCACACGCCGAGCGAGAGCGCGCGCAAGGACTGGGCGGGCAACGCGGCGCGCGACGCGCACGTGGCGACGGTGTTCGCACAGCTCGAGGTCGCGGGCGAGCGACATGGCGTGCACGCGGTGCTGGTGCCGATCCGCGACGCGAACGGCGAGGAGCTGCCCGGCGTCCGCACCGGCGACTGCGGGCACAAGATGGGGCTCAACGGCGTCGACAACGGGCGCATCTGGTTCGACCACGTGCGCGTGCCGCGCGCGAACCTGCTCTCGCGGCACGCGCGCATCACCGACCTCGGCACGTACGAGAGCGCGATCACCAGCCCGGGCAAGCGCTTCTTCACGATGCTCGGCACGCTCGTCGGAGGGCGCGTGTCGGTCGCGGCGGGGGCGGTGTCGGCGTCGAAGGTCGGGCTCGCGATCGCGATCCGATACGCGTCGGAGCGCCGGCAATTCGGGCCGACGAAGGAGCCCGAGACGCTGCTCCTCGAGTACCCGACGCACCAACGGAGGTTGCTGATCCCGCTCGCGACGACGTACGCGCTGTCGTTCGCGATCGACGAGCTGCGCGAGGCGTATCTGCGCGCGCAGCGCGAGGGCGCGAAGGACACGCGCGAGCTCGAGGCGCACGCCGCCGGGCTCAAGGCGATCGCGACGTGGCACGCGACGAGGACGCTCCAAGCGTGCCGCGAGGCGTGCGGCGGGCAGGGCTACCTGTCGGTGAACCGCCTCGCCGATCTGAAGAGCGACACCGACGTCTTCACGACGTTCGAGGGCGACAACACGGTGCTCTTGCAGCTCGTCGCGCGCGAGCTGCTCGGGAGGTACGCGAAGCGCTTCACCGGCGGGCCGGTCGCGCTGGTGCGCGCGCTCGCGTCCGCGGCCGTGCTGACGATGCGCGAGAAGGCGCCGTTCCGCGCGCACCGCGCCGACGAGGCGAGCCTGCGCGATCCCGAGATGCAGCGCGCCGCGTTCGCATGGCGCGAGGAGTCGCTGCTGCGCAGCGCCGCGGCGCGCGCGAAGAAGCGCAGCGACGCGGGCATGGACGCGCAGGACGTGCTCATGGAGCTGCAGGAGCACCTCGTCGCGCTCGCGGAGGCGCACGTGGAGCGGCGCGTGATGGACGCGATCGCGGGCGCGGTCGATCGCGCGCCGGACGACGACACGCGCGCGTGGCTCGCGAAGCTGCGCGACCTCCACGCGCTCGCGACGCTCGAGGCGCGCGCGGCGTGGTTCGTCGAGAACGGCGAGCTCGACGGAGGTCAGACGCGCGCGATCCGCAAGCTCGTCCCGAAGATCGCGCGCGAGCTGCGCGACGCCGCGGTCCCGCTGGTCGACGCGTTCGGCATCCCCGACGCGTGTCTCGCGGCCCCGATCGCGTTCCACGATCCCGCGCACCCGCGCTGGTGA
- a CDS encoding phosphatase PAP2 family protein: MSRHATAIISGFLLCAIGVAAAPAAAQEPTPPHRAPPRTRIDGIAAPITGGLAAAALGAGLGIYVAPTSQHSPDVGVWRGGIVADEPFRDLLRASSPRGISIAGHTSDALMLGTIAYTALVDSLLVPLVQGDLDLAWQASLAHSLAFGLTLTAGGIVKRVTNRARPYERECATNPSAPGCQSHDIYESFYSLHTGLAATSAGFSCALHLERNLFGDLGHDIASCGGSIAAATVTGLLRVVADRHYLSDVIIGGLLGFAVGYLVPMIVIPSRASRLEGLSDEPRSDFAWSILPMASPGDSGGFAAGASVFGTF; encoded by the coding sequence GTGAGCCGCCACGCGACTGCGATCATCTCGGGCTTCCTCCTCTGCGCGATCGGCGTCGCTGCGGCCCCAGCCGCCGCCCAGGAGCCGACGCCACCGCACCGAGCGCCGCCGCGCACGCGCATCGACGGCATCGCAGCGCCGATCACCGGCGGGCTCGCGGCGGCCGCGCTCGGCGCGGGGCTCGGCATCTACGTCGCGCCGACGTCGCAGCACTCCCCCGACGTCGGCGTGTGGCGCGGCGGCATCGTCGCCGACGAGCCGTTCCGCGACCTGCTGCGCGCGAGCAGCCCGCGCGGGATCAGCATCGCGGGCCACACGAGCGACGCGCTGATGCTCGGCACGATCGCGTACACCGCGCTCGTCGACTCGCTGCTCGTGCCGCTGGTGCAGGGCGATCTCGATCTCGCGTGGCAGGCCTCGCTCGCGCACTCGCTCGCGTTCGGTCTGACGCTCACCGCGGGCGGCATCGTGAAGCGCGTGACGAACCGCGCGCGCCCCTACGAGCGCGAGTGCGCCACGAACCCGAGCGCGCCCGGCTGCCAGTCGCACGACATCTACGAGAGCTTCTACAGCCTGCACACCGGGCTCGCCGCGACGTCCGCGGGCTTCTCGTGCGCGCTGCACCTCGAGCGCAACCTCTTCGGCGATCTGGGCCACGACATCGCGTCGTGCGGCGGCTCGATCGCCGCGGCGACGGTGACCGGGCTGCTCCGCGTCGTCGCGGATCGTCACTATCTCTCCGACGTCATCATCGGCGGGCTGCTCGGCTTCGCGGTCGGCTACCTCGTCCCGATGATCGTGATCCCGTCGCGCGCGTCGCGCCTCGAGGGGCTGAGCGACGAGCCGCGCTCCGACTTCGCGTGGTCGATCCTGCCGATGGCGTCGCCCGGAGACTCGGGCGGCTTCGCGGCGGGCGCGTCGGTGTTCGGCACGTTCTGA
- a CDS encoding MFS transporter — MTSTGWFARMSPPERRTFWSCFWGWALDAMDVQIYSLVIPTIIATWDLSTREAGEIATATLLSSALGGWIAGALADRIGRVRTLQLTILWFSIFTLVCSLAQTFEQLLVARTLMGLGFGGEWTAGAVLIGEVIRPEHRGRAVGTVQSGWAVGWALALTAQVVTFQLFEPEIAWRALFAVGVAPAALVLVLRRFVAEPPVFEETRRRVGARARLREIVSRPLLRITVLTSLLTTGAQGGYYAIATWLPTYLETERGLGSLGTSAYLAVVIAGSFAGYLTGAHLADRIGRRALFFVFAIGAAAIVVAYTSVELDDGSTWTLHAG, encoded by the coding sequence ATGACGAGCACCGGCTGGTTCGCGCGGATGTCGCCGCCCGAGCGGCGCACGTTCTGGTCGTGCTTCTGGGGCTGGGCGCTCGATGCGATGGACGTCCAGATCTACAGCCTCGTGATCCCGACGATCATCGCGACGTGGGATCTCTCGACGCGCGAGGCCGGCGAGATCGCGACCGCGACGTTGCTGTCGTCGGCGCTCGGCGGATGGATCGCAGGCGCGCTCGCCGATCGCATCGGTCGGGTGCGCACGCTGCAGCTCACGATCCTCTGGTTCTCGATCTTCACGCTCGTGTGCAGCCTCGCGCAGACGTTCGAGCAGCTGCTCGTCGCGCGGACGCTCATGGGGCTCGGCTTCGGTGGCGAGTGGACCGCGGGCGCCGTGCTGATCGGCGAGGTGATCCGCCCCGAGCACCGGGGTCGCGCGGTCGGCACGGTGCAGTCGGGCTGGGCGGTCGGCTGGGCGCTCGCGCTCACGGCGCAGGTCGTGACGTTCCAGCTCTTCGAGCCGGAGATCGCGTGGCGCGCGCTCTTCGCGGTCGGCGTCGCGCCCGCGGCGCTGGTGCTCGTGCTGCGTCGCTTCGTCGCCGAGCCGCCGGTGTTCGAAGAGACGCGGCGGCGCGTCGGAGCGCGCGCGCGGCTGCGCGAGATCGTCTCGCGACCGCTGCTACGCATCACGGTGCTGACGTCGCTGCTCACGACCGGCGCGCAGGGCGGCTACTACGCGATCGCGACCTGGCTGCCGACGTACCTCGAGACCGAGCGCGGGCTCGGCTCGCTCGGCACCAGCGCGTACCTCGCGGTGGTGATCGCGGGATCGTTCGCCGGGTACCTCACGGGCGCGCACCTCGCGGATCGCATCGGGCGCCGCGCGCTGTTCTTCGTGTTCGCGATCGGCGCCGCGGCGATCGTCGTCGCGTACACGAGCGTCGAGCTCGACGACGGGTCGACGTGGACGCTGCATGCCGGCTGA
- a CDS encoding amidohydrolase family protein, protein MPADPTPPGACDAHAHVIGASMSAARSYTPPEATVESYLAMLDAHRIARGVLVQISVHGTDNRVMTDAVSAHSDRLRGIAVVHADAPDAELARLASSGVVGLRLNTAFGGGPSLDDLERLAARCRELDWHLELLLDHRALPELAPRLERLPVPFVLDHLGHVPVSAGIAHPAAQAMLSLLRGAHCWVKLSGAYRVSATGPPHRDTIPIVRALVDARADRLVWGSDWPHTAHAGPTPRVGALLDLLREQVPDAAQRDAILVDNAARLYRFGEGG, encoded by the coding sequence ATGCCGGCTGATCCGACCCCGCCGGGCGCCTGCGACGCGCACGCGCACGTGATCGGCGCGTCGATGAGCGCGGCGCGCAGCTACACGCCGCCCGAGGCCACCGTCGAGTCGTACCTCGCGATGCTCGACGCGCACCGCATCGCGCGCGGCGTGCTCGTGCAGATCAGCGTGCACGGCACCGACAACCGCGTGATGACGGACGCGGTGAGCGCCCACAGCGATCGGCTGCGCGGCATCGCAGTCGTGCACGCCGACGCGCCCGATGCGGAGCTCGCGCGCCTCGCGTCGTCGGGCGTGGTCGGGCTGCGGCTCAACACGGCGTTCGGCGGCGGCCCGAGCCTCGACGATCTCGAGCGCCTCGCGGCGCGCTGTCGCGAGCTCGACTGGCACCTCGAGCTCCTTCTCGATCATCGCGCGCTGCCCGAGCTCGCGCCGCGCCTCGAGCGACTGCCGGTGCCGTTCGTGCTCGATCACCTCGGGCACGTCCCGGTGTCGGCGGGGATCGCGCACCCCGCGGCCCAGGCGATGCTGTCGCTGCTGCGCGGAGCGCACTGCTGGGTGAAGCTCTCGGGCGCGTATCGCGTGTCCGCGACGGGCCCGCCGCATCGCGACACGATCCCGATCGTGCGCGCGCTCGTCGACGCGCGCGCCGATCGCCTGGTGTGGGGCAGCGACTGGCCGCACACCGCGCACGCCGGTCCGACGCCGCGGGTCGGCGCGCTGCTCGATCTGCTCCGCGAGCAGGTGCCCGACGCTGCGCAGCGCGACGCGATCCTCGTCGACAACGCCGCACGTCTCTACCGCTTCGGCGAGGGCGGGTGA
- a CDS encoding reverse transcriptase family protein, translated as MTEWTFDADDLDEDEEDADPPPGPAELRLARALALAFLGTDGRRRAMIEAALATLHVPDEARARAWIGALVALVRRTFDPLRRASLDELTTTIAHGRALARRDRGVHVVRWVATPGEMRAPRWDVPRIDTVGDLARWLDVEIGELDWLADRRAMLVRARVGPLHHYVRTWVPKPSGGARLIEAPKARLAAIQRRVLREVLERVPMHDVAHGFRRGRSVATFVAPHVGRAVVVRVDLEDFFASVTRGRVIGIFRSAGYPEEIARTLAALCTTRTPASEMRGIEHAVRARLRVPHLPQGAPTSPALASLAAFRLDARIEGLARAVGARCTRYADDVALSFERDRSHGAIDRVIARIAEIAREEGFGVASHKTRVMRRGARQSLAGVVVNERPAVAREEYERLRAILHRAATRGPSPDELGAHRDLRAHLAGRIAWIAQWSERRGAKLAAMLARIDWSA; from the coding sequence ATGACCGAGTGGACGTTCGACGCCGACGACCTGGACGAGGACGAGGAGGACGCAGATCCGCCGCCCGGCCCAGCCGAGCTGCGCTTGGCCCGCGCGCTCGCGCTCGCGTTCCTCGGCACCGACGGACGCCGGCGCGCGATGATCGAAGCCGCGCTCGCGACGCTGCACGTGCCCGACGAGGCGCGCGCACGCGCGTGGATCGGCGCGCTCGTCGCGCTCGTGCGGCGCACCTTCGATCCGCTAAGGCGCGCGTCGCTCGACGAGCTCACGACGACGATCGCGCATGGTCGCGCGCTCGCGCGACGCGACCGCGGCGTCCACGTGGTGCGCTGGGTGGCCACGCCCGGCGAGATGCGCGCGCCGCGATGGGACGTGCCGCGGATCGACACGGTGGGCGATCTCGCGCGCTGGCTCGACGTCGAGATCGGCGAGCTCGACTGGCTCGCGGATCGGCGCGCGATGTTGGTGCGCGCGCGCGTCGGCCCATTGCATCACTACGTGCGCACGTGGGTGCCGAAGCCGAGCGGCGGCGCTCGCCTCATCGAGGCGCCGAAGGCGCGGCTCGCCGCGATCCAGCGCCGCGTGCTGCGCGAGGTCCTCGAGCGAGTCCCGATGCACGACGTCGCGCACGGCTTCCGGCGCGGGCGCTCGGTCGCCACGTTCGTCGCGCCGCACGTCGGACGTGCCGTCGTGGTGCGCGTCGACCTCGAGGACTTCTTCGCGAGCGTCACGCGCGGCCGCGTGATCGGCATCTTCCGCAGCGCGGGCTACCCGGAGGAGATCGCGCGCACGCTCGCTGCGCTCTGCACCACGCGCACGCCGGCGTCGGAGATGCGCGGCATCGAGCACGCGGTGCGCGCGCGGCTGCGCGTCCCGCACTTGCCGCAGGGCGCGCCGACGTCGCCTGCGCTCGCGAGCCTCGCGGCGTTCCGTCTGGATGCGCGCATCGAGGGCCTCGCTCGCGCGGTCGGCGCGCGATGCACGCGGTATGCGGACGACGTCGCGCTCTCGTTCGAGCGCGATCGATCCCACGGCGCGATCGATCGTGTGATCGCGCGCATCGCCGAGATCGCGCGCGAGGAGGGCTTTGGCGTCGCGTCGCACAAGACGCGCGTCATGCGCCGCGGCGCGCGCCAGTCGCTCGCCGGCGTGGTGGTGAACGAGAGGCCCGCGGTCGCGCGCGAGGAGTACGAGCGACTGCGCGCGATCCTCCATCGCGCGGCGACGCGAGGCCCGAGCCCCGACGAGCTCGGGGCGCATCGCGATCTGCGCGCTCACCTCGCAGGGCGCATCGCGTGGATCGCCCAGTGGAGCGAGCGTCGCGGCGCGAAGCTGGCGGCCATGCTCGCCCGCATCGACTGGAGCGCGTGA
- a CDS encoding RNA polymerase sigma factor has protein sequence MKAPATPGHAAIASTDDAEPERTGAAELFRAHAGFVAGFLTRMGASNVDVDDLTQEVFLVAHRRGGYVAGPARPTTWLAEIALRVLSTHRRTKRRKPEKMAGDELDAMISDRAAADDQVSARRALARVQRCLEGLDEEHRAVFVLFELEGEPCSAIAAALGIPVGTVYSRLHHARKKFTDAWGGGTP, from the coding sequence ATGAAGGCCCCCGCGACCCCCGGTCATGCAGCCATTGCGAGCACGGACGACGCGGAGCCGGAGCGAACCGGCGCCGCGGAGCTGTTCCGGGCGCATGCTGGCTTCGTGGCGGGTTTCCTCACGCGCATGGGTGCGAGCAACGTGGACGTCGACGATCTCACGCAAGAGGTCTTCCTGGTGGCGCACCGCCGCGGCGGTTACGTCGCCGGGCCCGCCCGTCCCACGACCTGGCTCGCGGAGATCGCGCTGCGCGTGCTCTCGACCCACCGCCGCACGAAGCGCCGCAAGCCCGAGAAGATGGCGGGCGACGAGCTCGACGCGATGATCTCGGATCGCGCGGCCGCCGACGACCAGGTCTCGGCGCGGCGTGCGCTCGCTCGCGTGCAGCGTTGTCTCGAGGGCCTCGACGAGGAGCACCGGGCCGTGTTCGTGCTCTTCGAGCTCGAGGGAGAGCCTTGCAGCGCCATCGCTGCGGCCCTCGGGATCCCCGTGGGCACCGTGTACTCACGGCTGCATCACGCCCGGAAGAAGTTCACCGACGCGTGGGGAGGGGGGACGCCGTGA
- a CDS encoding family 1 encapsulin nanocompartment shell protein: protein MNQSPLTDEQWEFLQQEVVREARRTLVGRRLLGIYGPLGAGLESVAVEQYGPDEDAEIEFLSRTDPKPIHGANEVILRVPILYKDFVLHWRDVAFSKKLGAPLDASRAIRAAHAVADREDTLIFNGDPRLGIEGLLNARGRKTVARSDWTKYGNAYRDVVRATEVLLESNHHRPFALAVSAQDYARLVQQLEGQFAPEIDSILRLCDDGVYTTPTIPQGKAVLLSTGDQNFDIAVTEDLTIAYLGERDQDYPFRVYECLALRIKRPSAICTIE, encoded by the coding sequence ATGAACCAGAGCCCGCTCACCGACGAGCAGTGGGAGTTCCTGCAGCAAGAGGTCGTGCGTGAAGCGCGACGCACGTTGGTCGGTCGCCGACTCCTCGGCATCTACGGTCCACTCGGCGCCGGTCTCGAGTCGGTCGCGGTCGAGCAGTACGGCCCGGACGAAGACGCGGAGATCGAGTTCCTGAGCCGCACCGATCCCAAGCCGATCCACGGCGCGAACGAGGTCATCCTCCGCGTCCCGATCCTCTACAAGGACTTCGTCCTCCACTGGCGCGACGTCGCCTTCAGCAAGAAGCTCGGCGCGCCGCTCGACGCGTCGCGCGCGATCCGCGCGGCGCACGCGGTCGCGGATCGCGAGGACACGCTGATCTTCAACGGCGATCCGCGCCTCGGGATCGAGGGCCTGCTGAACGCGCGCGGGCGCAAGACGGTCGCGCGCAGCGACTGGACGAAGTACGGCAACGCGTACCGCGACGTCGTGCGCGCGACCGAGGTGCTGCTCGAGAGCAACCACCACCGCCCGTTCGCGCTCGCGGTGTCGGCGCAGGACTACGCGCGCCTGGTGCAGCAGCTCGAGGGCCAGTTCGCGCCGGAGATCGACTCGATCCTGCGCCTGTGCGACGACGGCGTGTACACCACGCCGACGATCCCGCAGGGCAAGGCGGTCCTGCTCTCGACCGGCGATCAGAACTTCGACATCGCGGTCACCGAGGACCTCACGATCGCGTACCTCGGCGAGCGCGATCAGGACTATCCATTCCGCGTCTACGAGTGCCTCGCGCTGCGCATCAAGCGCCCGAGCGCGATCTGCAC